In a single window of the Chondrocystis sp. NIES-4102 genome:
- the pyrC gene encoding dihydroorotase, protein MVKQPTQVIIKSPLDMHLHFREGEMAKTVIPLSSYSFAGGVVMPNLVPAVNNLKRLLGYIEEIEEIIDKDVFTPYMTVFFQQYSYEELEQLKPYILGVKLYPAGVTTNSEAGVAAIDRAEQTIKYLAELAIPLLIHGETHGFVLDRERLFLPIFEHLARKFPRLKIIMEHITTAEAVELLDKYDNLYATVTLHHLIITLDDLAGGLLRPHLFCKPIPKRPEDRQALLNAAIAAHPKLMFGSDSAPHPLDKKEACGCAAGVFTAPIALQALVELFDEHQAIANLQAFVSDNAQRIYGVIPPKKIVTLEPIAYRVPKMYDNVVPMLANQEIPWSITKVEI, encoded by the coding sequence ATGGTCAAGCAACCCACCCAGGTAATTATTAAATCACCCTTGGATATGCATCTTCATTTTCGTGAGGGTGAAATGGCAAAAACGGTAATTCCTTTAAGTTCCTATTCTTTTGCTGGGGGGGTAGTAATGCCCAATTTAGTACCTGCTGTTAACAATTTAAAGCGTTTATTAGGGTATATCGAAGAAATTGAGGAAATTATCGATAAAGATGTTTTTACCCCTTATATGACCGTTTTTTTTCAGCAGTATAGTTATGAGGAATTAGAACAGTTAAAACCGTATATTTTAGGAGTAAAACTTTATCCTGCGGGGGTAACAACCAATAGTGAAGCTGGGGTAGCAGCGATAGATAGAGCCGAGCAGACAATTAAATATTTAGCAGAATTAGCCATTCCCCTACTGATACATGGAGAAACTCATGGTTTTGTTTTAGACAGAGAAAGGCTATTTTTACCAATTTTTGAACATCTAGCTCGAAAATTCCCCCGTTTAAAAATTATCATGGAGCATATCACCACCGCCGAAGCTGTTGAATTGCTAGATAAATACGACAATCTATACGCTACAGTTACCTTACACCATCTGATAATTACTTTAGACGATTTAGCAGGGGGATTATTAAGACCTCATCTATTTTGTAAACCAATCCCTAAACGCCCTGAAGATCGCCAAGCTTTGCTCAATGCTGCCATTGCTGCCCATCCTAAATTAATGTTTGGTAGCGACTCTGCCCCCCATCCTCTAGATAAAAAAGAAGCTTGTGGGTGTGCTGCGGGGGTTTTTACTGCTCCAATTGCTTTACAGGCATTAGTAGAATTATTTGATGAACATCAAGCGATCGCCAATTTACAAGCTTTTGTCTCTGATAATGCTCAACGTATTTATGGTGTTATTCCGCCTAAAAAAATAGTAACTTTAGAACCTATTGCTTATCGAGTACCTAAAATGTATGACAATGTAGTTCCTATGTTAGCTAATCAAGAAATCCCTTGGTCAATTACAAAGGTTGAAATTTAA